One genomic segment of Desulfocapsa sulfexigens DSM 10523 includes these proteins:
- the tgt gene encoding tRNA guanosine(34) transglycosylase Tgt: MTASPFTLHSKSTDCAARRGELKTLHGTIQTPIFMPVGTQATVKSVTPENLKEMNAQIILGNTYHLFIRPGQELIRSFGGLHNFMNWDRPILTDSGGFQIFSLKELAKITEEGAAFRSHLDGAKLFLSPEDAIEVQESLGSDIMMCLDTCIPYPATREETIKSTDLTSRWAQRCRKAQNDTGQLLFGIVQGGMHHDLRKAHAEALIDIGFDGYAIGGLSVGEDKAMMQDMTEATIPHLPEDYSRYLMGVGTPEDLVEGVYRGVDMFDCVMPTRNARNGTLFTSTGKVVIKNAKYRDDKRPLDPNCNCYTCRNYSRAYLRHLFQCREILCYHLNTIHNLHYYLHLMAEMREAIEKDSFSTFRNDFYGRLETE, from the coding sequence ATGACAGCATCGCCATTTACTCTGCACAGTAAATCAACAGACTGTGCCGCCCGTCGCGGAGAACTGAAGACCCTGCACGGGACAATTCAAACACCGATCTTTATGCCCGTCGGCACCCAGGCCACGGTGAAATCCGTAACACCCGAAAACCTCAAGGAGATGAACGCCCAGATCATTCTCGGCAACACCTATCATCTTTTTATTCGTCCAGGACAGGAGCTTATTCGCAGCTTTGGGGGGCTACACAACTTCATGAACTGGGATCGTCCCATCCTCACGGATTCCGGCGGATTCCAGATATTCAGCCTTAAAGAACTTGCCAAAATAACGGAAGAGGGGGCAGCGTTTCGCTCCCATCTGGATGGCGCCAAACTCTTTCTGAGTCCTGAAGATGCCATTGAGGTGCAGGAATCACTCGGATCCGACATCATGATGTGTCTTGATACTTGTATCCCCTATCCTGCAACCCGAGAAGAAACCATCAAGTCAACGGATCTTACCAGTCGCTGGGCACAGCGCTGTCGAAAGGCTCAGAATGATACGGGCCAGCTCCTCTTCGGTATTGTTCAGGGTGGGATGCATCACGACTTGCGAAAAGCACATGCCGAAGCATTGATCGACATTGGTTTTGACGGGTATGCGATTGGAGGTCTCAGTGTCGGGGAAGACAAAGCCATGATGCAGGACATGACCGAAGCCACAATCCCGCATCTACCGGAAGACTACTCGCGCTATCTCATGGGAGTGGGAACCCCAGAAGATTTAGTGGAAGGAGTGTACCGGGGCGTCGACATGTTTGACTGCGTCATGCCCACTCGCAATGCCAGAAACGGAACCCTGTTCACCTCCACCGGAAAAGTGGTAATTAAAAACGCAAAATATCGTGATGACAAAAGACCCCTTGATCCGAATTGCAACTGCTATACCTGCCGTAATTACTCACGGGCCTATCTGCGCCATCTCTTTCAATGCCGGGAAATTCTCTGCTATCACCTGAACACCATCCACAATCTTCATTACTATCTTCATCTCATGGCAGAAATGCGAGAAGCCATCGAAAAGGACAGCTTTTCCACATTTCGTAACGATTTTTATGGCAGGCTTGAGACAGAGTGA
- a CDS encoding sigma-54-dependent transcriptional regulator, producing MEADKNRRLLIVDDEKDLLILLRKVLGKKCGCDVAIARSGKEALEKIASWHPDVIMTDIVMPDMDGLQLLSRVSELDRTISVVIMTGYGTIEMAVTALKNGAYDFLEKPFDNSKISLIILRAFERTQLLRENQQLHKELQKSDKTTEFIGQSVPLQRAIDLLTRLGQSDATVLIRGESGTGKEVAARTIHKMSNRGKKRMITVNCPALPEQILESELFGYAKGAFTGADHDKDGLFLEASGSTILLDEIADIPVSLQTKLLRVLQEKEIQPLGQTSTVKVDVRVLASTNQDLEAKMERGEFREDLFYRLNVMTVTMPSLEEIREDIPLLALHFFNIYVQEYHREGMEFSQEALKCLERREWKGNVRELQNRINRAVLLTPGDIITPKDLLSPEELEEDGLKDKRGVEVPVCVYQLPYNEAKEEVMVTFTSTYLERALTMSNGNVSAAARESGLGRQSFQRLMQRFKVSSQPFRG from the coding sequence ATGGAGGCCGACAAGAACAGGCGGTTATTGATAGTAGATGATGAAAAGGATTTGCTGATTCTTTTGCGCAAGGTTCTAGGAAAAAAATGTGGGTGCGATGTGGCCATTGCCCGGTCCGGTAAGGAAGCTCTGGAGAAAATCGCATCCTGGCATCCGGATGTGATCATGACAGATATTGTTATGCCTGACATGGATGGTCTGCAGCTCTTGAGCAGGGTGTCTGAATTAGACAGAACCATCAGTGTCGTGATCATGACGGGCTATGGAACCATAGAAATGGCGGTGACAGCTCTAAAAAACGGGGCTTACGATTTTCTTGAAAAACCTTTTGATAACTCCAAAATCAGTTTGATTATTCTGCGTGCATTTGAGCGTACACAACTGCTTCGTGAGAATCAGCAATTGCATAAGGAGCTGCAAAAAAGTGACAAAACCACTGAGTTTATCGGTCAGAGTGTTCCCCTGCAACGGGCAATAGATCTTCTGACCAGACTGGGGCAGAGTGACGCAACAGTCCTGATTCGTGGAGAGTCCGGAACCGGGAAAGAAGTCGCAGCCAGGACCATTCATAAAATGAGCAATCGCGGAAAGAAAAGAATGATCACGGTGAACTGTCCAGCTCTGCCCGAACAGATCCTGGAGAGCGAGCTTTTTGGATACGCCAAGGGCGCATTCACCGGAGCTGATCATGATAAAGACGGACTCTTCCTTGAGGCGTCGGGTTCCACGATCCTGCTTGATGAAATCGCCGATATTCCCGTTTCACTCCAGACCAAACTGCTGCGTGTCCTGCAGGAAAAAGAAATACAGCCTCTGGGGCAGACCAGTACTGTGAAAGTTGACGTTAGAGTACTTGCATCAACCAACCAGGACCTTGAAGCGAAGATGGAGCGAGGAGAATTCCGGGAAGACCTCTTTTATCGTCTAAATGTGATGACGGTTACCATGCCTTCACTGGAAGAGATACGGGAAGATATACCTCTGCTGGCGCTTCATTTTTTCAATATTTATGTGCAGGAGTACCACCGGGAAGGCATGGAATTTTCTCAGGAGGCACTGAAATGTCTGGAGCGCAGAGAGTGGAAGGGGAATGTCCGTGAGCTGCAGAACCGGATCAATCGCGCTGTTCTGCTCACCCCTGGCGATATAATCACCCCCAAGGATCTTCTTAGCCCGGAAGAGCTGGAAGAGGACGGTTTGAAAGATAAAAGAGGAGTTGAGGTTCCTGTGTGTGTGTATCAGCTTCCCTATAACGAAGCAAAAGAAGAAGTGATGGTTACTTTCACTTCGACCTATCTGGAAAGAGCTCTGACTATGAGTAATGGGAATGTTTCTGCTGCAGCTCGTGAAAGTGGATTGGGGCGGCAGTCATTCCAGCGCCTGATGCAGCGTTTCAAGGTGAGTTCCCAGCCATTCAGAGGCTGA
- a CDS encoding PEP/pyruvate-binding domain-containing protein encodes MRSTYESFQELLEYDGRTHEEMAELEALYYLGIKEDFSSIRKRYESFSANVLGMVDSLEKMAPGAHVTLRSYYKKFDFYSKFLLAPPQLNSSPPFVCSLQEGAGRDDLVGGKASQLATLSSELNLPTPKGFVITANSFNYFMAYNDLRRPVDDILCSIKSVNPQSLVKASAKLVDLIMEGDIPAEISEAITASWKKFPAEFENDPLVAVRSSCLSEDGACSFAGQYLTLLNVAGDTIVDAWLKVISSKYSPEALAYRIHSGLGDEETAMAVLVLEMVDAKASGVLYTAEPSGKKQKDISVHVVRGQGDALVSGRVIPESYAMKDSEENEYKNTQILSHSELAHLQKQGKRIAEYFESPRDVEWSITREGRLIFLQSRPLGIQETMVVANTAKPLAHKGRLLFKAGVTAAMGQACGLAYVVDSEHPLENVPQGAILVLRETLPSAVRILKQVGGVVAELGSVAGHFSTVCREFGVPLLLAIGDSINKIKHDDEISLFADIQELWQGNCLSEEKPVPLHETQAALPYFRRLHGLLGFVTPLNLLDPEAKSFVPESCRSLHDIIRFSHEQAVRTMFSLGDRGSGRSKGKRRLRTDLPLDVFLLDVGGGLQEKKGGGKDIHVAEISSTPFLSLWLGLTHPSVEWGERSHFDWKSFDEIALAGGVASKDSSEFASFAVLGSNYVNLNMRFGYHFTLVDAMCDQDMAKNYCQLRFAGGGGDFSGRSLRIDYVTAILSESGFQVTPRGDLLDARLQQIPREVMEQKLQIVGRLLGVTKLMDMRLKDKDMVEEQVKLFWEAAH; translated from the coding sequence TTGCGCTCAACGTATGAGTCCTTTCAGGAACTTCTCGAGTATGACGGGAGGACCCATGAGGAGATGGCGGAGCTTGAGGCTTTGTACTACCTAGGGATTAAAGAAGATTTCAGCAGCATTCGTAAACGCTACGAAAGTTTCTCGGCAAATGTTCTGGGGATGGTGGACAGTCTCGAAAAAATGGCTCCCGGGGCCCATGTGACCCTGAGAAGCTATTATAAAAAATTTGATTTTTACAGTAAATTTCTGCTGGCCCCCCCCCAACTGAACAGTTCTCCTCCCTTTGTCTGTTCTCTACAGGAAGGAGCCGGACGGGATGATCTTGTCGGGGGAAAGGCTTCACAGTTGGCGACACTCAGTTCAGAACTTAACCTCCCTACGCCTAAGGGCTTTGTGATTACAGCAAATAGCTTCAACTATTTTATGGCCTATAATGATCTTCGCAGGCCCGTTGATGACATTCTCTGCAGCATCAAAAGTGTGAACCCCCAGAGCCTGGTGAAGGCCTCTGCTAAGCTGGTGGATTTGATTATGGAAGGCGATATTCCTGCTGAAATCAGTGAAGCAATTACTGCGTCCTGGAAAAAGTTCCCCGCTGAGTTTGAAAATGATCCGCTTGTAGCAGTGCGTAGCAGCTGTCTCAGTGAGGATGGAGCCTGTTCATTTGCGGGACAGTATCTCACCCTGCTCAATGTAGCCGGGGATACAATCGTTGATGCCTGGCTCAAGGTTATCAGCAGTAAATATAGTCCTGAAGCTCTGGCCTATCGTATTCATTCGGGGCTTGGAGATGAGGAGACGGCCATGGCTGTCCTGGTTCTTGAGATGGTGGATGCAAAGGCCAGTGGTGTTTTGTATACCGCCGAACCATCTGGAAAAAAACAAAAAGATATTTCTGTTCATGTTGTGCGTGGCCAGGGAGATGCCCTTGTCAGTGGCCGAGTGATTCCTGAGTCTTATGCAATGAAAGACAGTGAAGAAAATGAATACAAAAACACCCAGATCCTGTCACATTCGGAACTGGCTCACCTGCAGAAACAGGGAAAGCGCATTGCAGAGTATTTTGAATCACCAAGGGATGTGGAATGGTCAATCACCAGGGAAGGACGTCTTATCTTTTTGCAAAGCAGGCCTCTTGGCATCCAGGAAACAATGGTCGTTGCTAATACAGCGAAACCATTGGCTCACAAAGGTCGCCTGCTGTTTAAGGCTGGGGTGACAGCAGCAATGGGCCAGGCCTGTGGATTGGCATACGTCGTTGATTCTGAACATCCACTGGAAAATGTACCTCAGGGGGCAATTCTCGTGTTACGAGAGACCCTGCCCTCTGCTGTCCGTATTTTGAAACAAGTTGGTGGTGTGGTGGCAGAATTGGGTTCTGTGGCCGGTCATTTTTCCACAGTGTGCAGGGAGTTTGGAGTTCCTCTGCTTCTGGCTATAGGGGACAGCATCAACAAAATCAAGCATGATGATGAGATAAGTCTTTTTGCAGATATTCAGGAATTATGGCAGGGAAACTGTTTGTCGGAAGAAAAGCCCGTACCGCTCCATGAAACGCAGGCAGCACTGCCCTATTTTCGGCGACTCCACGGTCTTCTTGGATTTGTAACTCCTCTGAATCTACTTGATCCGGAGGCCAAAAGCTTTGTCCCGGAATCCTGTCGTTCTCTCCACGATATTATCCGGTTTTCTCATGAGCAGGCGGTGCGAACTATGTTTTCTCTTGGGGACAGAGGGAGTGGCAGGTCAAAAGGGAAACGGAGATTACGTACCGATCTTCCTCTCGATGTTTTTTTGCTGGATGTGGGGGGCGGGCTACAGGAGAAGAAGGGAGGGGGCAAGGATATCCACGTAGCTGAGATTTCCTCAACCCCTTTTCTTTCCCTGTGGCTGGGATTGACCCACCCCAGTGTGGAGTGGGGGGAAAGATCTCATTTTGATTGGAAAAGTTTTGATGAAATTGCACTGGCTGGTGGTGTTGCCAGTAAAGATTCATCGGAATTTGCCAGTTTTGCGGTGCTGGGAAGTAATTACGTGAACCTCAATATGCGATTTGGGTATCATTTTACCCTTGTTGATGCCATGTGTGACCAGGATATGGCCAAAAATTATTGTCAGTTGCGTTTTGCGGGAGGCGGTGGAGATTTTTCCGGCCGGAGTCTGCGAATAGACTATGTTACTGCCATTTTGTCGGAGAGTGGATTTCAGGTCACTCCCAGGGGCGATTTACTCGATGCCAGACTGCAACAGATACCTAGAGAGGTGATGGAGCAAAAGCTGCAGATTGTGGGGCGCCTCCTGGGAGTAACGAAGCTGATGGATATGCGCTTGAAAGACAAGGATATGGTTGAGGAACAAGTGAAGTTATTTTGGGAGGCTGCTCATTAA
- the yajC gene encoding preprotein translocase subunit YajC has protein sequence MTGVAYAAGGGAAGGAGGIASFIPLILIFGVFYFMLIRPQQRQAKLQQQFLNELKNGAKVVTKGGIHGTITGLTDSVVTLEIADNVRIKVSRSSIGSPLTKDGAPAPIQKAGG, from the coding sequence ATGACAGGAGTCGCATACGCAGCAGGTGGTGGAGCAGCTGGTGGAGCCGGAGGCATAGCCTCTTTTATCCCCCTCATTCTTATATTCGGTGTTTTTTACTTTATGCTTATCAGACCTCAGCAGAGGCAGGCAAAACTGCAGCAGCAGTTTCTCAACGAGCTGAAAAACGGTGCCAAAGTTGTCACCAAGGGTGGAATCCACGGAACCATCACCGGTCTGACCGACAGTGTTGTTACACTGGAAATTGCTGACAATGTACGTATCAAAGTTTCCCGTTCATCCATTGGCAGCCCACTTACAAAAGACGGCGCCCCTGCCCCTATACAAAAAGCGGGTGGTTGA
- a CDS encoding protein-tyrosine phosphatase family protein has protein sequence MSYQLTWLTSQLAVGYAPMSYDELDSIRDQGVRAIVNLCGEFTDLHEIEEQSGFEVFFLPTPDECAPDLEKMKEALEWLDEALYLKKKVLVHCRHGHGRTGTFISAYFLRRGLALKYTEKTLKGTRANPTNYSQWKLLKKYSKQQGQLDAREATIENPSTIDLQPFFHDYEALLAEAGTPPLDTAICSHSFDLQLIEAVYVSHVINSQLSREKRKTVLERALEKKSASTYLCPLLDEGNCLICDRRPLRCRNITDLEKKKTLTTISTKISRDVFLALTDSFPSGDVLHFSIVDTVSGRFVQQYFQATRDTREV, from the coding sequence ATGTCATATCAACTTACATGGTTAACCAGCCAGCTGGCAGTCGGGTATGCACCCATGTCATACGATGAGCTTGATTCTATCAGGGATCAGGGGGTCAGGGCAATAGTTAATCTCTGCGGAGAATTCACCGATTTGCATGAGATTGAGGAACAGTCTGGTTTTGAGGTTTTTTTCCTTCCCACTCCGGATGAGTGTGCCCCGGATCTGGAGAAAATGAAAGAGGCATTGGAGTGGCTGGATGAAGCTCTTTATTTAAAGAAGAAGGTTCTTGTTCATTGTCGTCACGGGCATGGCCGGACGGGTACCTTTATCTCCGCTTATTTTCTACGACGGGGGCTGGCTCTTAAGTACACCGAGAAAACACTCAAAGGAACCAGGGCCAATCCCACTAACTACAGTCAGTGGAAACTCCTCAAGAAATACAGTAAGCAGCAGGGACAGCTGGATGCAAGGGAGGCAACTATAGAAAACCCGAGCACAATAGATCTGCAGCCATTTTTTCATGATTATGAGGCATTGCTTGCCGAGGCTGGCACCCCTCCGCTTGACACGGCGATCTGCAGCCATTCCTTTGATCTGCAACTGATTGAAGCGGTCTATGTCAGTCATGTTATCAATTCACAACTCAGCCGGGAAAAGCGTAAAACTGTTCTTGAACGAGCGCTTGAGAAAAAATCTGCCTCAACATATCTTTGCCCTCTTTTAGATGAAGGCAATTGTCTGATTTGCGACAGGCGTCCTCTGCGTTGCCGCAATATTACAGATTTGGAGAAGAAAAAGACATTGACTACAATATCGACAAAGATCTCCAGAGATGTCTTTCTTGCCTTGACCGATTCATTTCCATCTGGCGATGTGCTGCATTTTTCAATTGTTGATACTGTATCCGGGCGTTTTGTACAGCAATATTTCCAGGCTACACGGGATACGAGAGAGGTCTAG
- a CDS encoding esterase/lipase family protein: MIASGCSRTGISIQKPASATALGECVVLVHGMGRTFRSMAEMQERLVVAGYHTVNLGYPSTRLSIEEIVSDNVPAALEQCQQFQPSSIHFVSHSLGGIILRAVLKEQRPANMGRAVMLSPPNHGSAVADSLKDWWFYRWINGPAGQQLTTDSASFPNQLGPVEYPVGVIAGDRYIFFDFWLSSIIPGPDDGKVSVLNARLEGMRDFLVVHETHPFIMNSEYVQDETLYFLKNGTFRHLKKPPQAVSGSDWFSFPSK, encoded by the coding sequence ATGATAGCTTCAGGGTGCAGCAGGACCGGCATTTCCATACAGAAACCGGCATCTGCTACAGCCCTTGGTGAATGTGTGGTTCTGGTTCATGGTATGGGGCGGACTTTTCGTTCCATGGCTGAGATGCAGGAACGATTAGTTGTCGCTGGTTATCACACCGTCAATCTCGGTTATCCCTCTACCAGGCTATCAATTGAAGAGATTGTAAGTGATAACGTTCCAGCAGCTCTGGAACAGTGTCAGCAGTTCCAGCCGTCATCCATTCACTTTGTCAGCCATTCCCTCGGTGGTATTATCCTGCGTGCTGTATTGAAAGAGCAGAGGCCTGCCAACATGGGACGGGCCGTAATGCTCAGCCCACCAAATCACGGCAGTGCAGTCGCGGACAGTCTTAAAGACTGGTGGTTTTACAGGTGGATCAATGGTCCAGCAGGTCAGCAGTTAACCACCGATAGTGCGTCTTTTCCTAATCAGCTTGGTCCCGTAGAGTATCCGGTGGGGGTTATTGCCGGGGATCGCTATATCTTCTTCGATTTCTGGCTCTCTTCAATTATTCCCGGCCCCGATGATGGCAAGGTCTCGGTACTGAATGCCCGTCTGGAAGGGATGCGTGATTTCCTGGTAGTTCATGAAACACATCCATTCATTATGAATTCGGAATATGTGCAGGATGAAACCCTTTATTTTCTGAAAAATGGCACATTCAGGCATCTGAAAAAGCCACCACAAGCTGTCTCGGGATCGGACTGGTTTTCCTTTCCCAGTAAGTAA
- a CDS encoding YhdP family protein — MKRFFLTILVLCGVLLIAGGLFLKKGMHVKSLSAGPVTFSNVSLQWNAKLELDIERLFVASLQDGDGNGAPHDLSFMNAIVPLVRCIDLLFSRISIATISGGGMEGSLLYESSLAQFTLSSQEVDVRGIVRLEEGVLIADIPKIKSDKFHSQAAGVVRLDLDSAWGSGEFTVNLADSLPVNLSFIFDQEQLSFKGVEAGKITDITPFVDLFGLEFSIQKWITDYLSGTRYSLKSFAGSFPWKNPMVLAETFVAEVRVDECQYSFAPGLDAIQSEYADVLFKKGVLIITPHNSSFYGQDGEKSWLDINFNDPDNILLTAHILTHARANQDIVNVLNYYNIPLPVLQTEGETDVDLTLSINLKSELVTAHGVFQINDGRVDYSGANYGVKDARILLDTNRITFEQLEVSLEQMFVVDITGVYDASTANGDLDISLQECAVAVGKSQLVLNGEETKPKLRYTMSPGMATVTAEASSWNIGGLPLNIGSFSTSFSPDDLSGRVSALSLSVPPFISTEISGTFSLKEQRMDLLSTVVHCRINDLKLQDRLDGLIIQYDKGLTVRSVKESQWLLNDVPVTLSPAEFKFSDTLFSVTGAGVDYGEVFGGIVSGSFNYLSQHGEFLLEEFNIQEKSVGRFFNPNRAISVEVDGNEANLLLKVPELEVEVSVREGREWSLQLRNLAAVYDHSPILQQYLVKNGMLIIGSKDGGGYRFSADIPYDYALLAQDAVPVDRYQIEGEAGANGIRATVNETLNLVYDDKINIVSKGLTFNVPAILKLLKDIPGIMETDSGEQNRIAVTLDSSETGLFFSPERQLLADTITLQYGDGQGTLQLLHGATGRISLEGEGKTFSLTGEGLNDVFMNGLFPASEFHGGSMSMVAKGAWNDFTAIAKIKNTVLKEFKSLNNILSMINTIPALVTFSLPSYSTTGLAVDRIVAGIKMKEGVATFETLGLDSPEMTIRGTGWLDVPKQSLDMDLNLITGAKKNVNKIPLVGYILVGKKKKPSIMVELSGDLFDPKVEYSTFREVASVPFQILYRTLALPAHLVSTVFDVDDEVDFQENGWTPDEEELMIEGETNK, encoded by the coding sequence ATGAAACGTTTTTTTCTAACTATCCTTGTCCTGTGCGGCGTTTTGCTCATTGCCGGCGGATTGTTTCTGAAAAAGGGAATGCATGTCAAATCTCTGAGCGCTGGCCCTGTGACATTCAGCAATGTGTCACTCCAGTGGAATGCCAAACTGGAATTGGATATAGAACGTCTGTTTGTTGCATCTTTGCAGGATGGTGATGGGAACGGAGCTCCGCACGATCTCAGCTTTATGAATGCAATCGTGCCTCTTGTCCGCTGTATTGATCTTTTGTTCTCACGGATCTCCATTGCGACTATCAGTGGTGGCGGTATGGAGGGCAGTCTGTTGTATGAGTCCTCTTTGGCTCAGTTTACTCTTTCCAGTCAGGAAGTTGATGTGAGGGGGATCGTCAGGCTGGAAGAGGGCGTCCTGATTGCTGATATACCAAAAATCAAAAGTGACAAATTTCACTCTCAGGCAGCCGGTGTTGTACGTCTGGATCTGGATTCTGCATGGGGAAGTGGTGAATTTACCGTAAATCTTGCCGACTCTTTGCCAGTGAATCTTTCCTTTATCTTTGATCAGGAACAACTTTCTTTTAAGGGGGTAGAGGCTGGTAAAATCACAGATATTACTCCATTTGTTGATCTTTTCGGCCTTGAATTTTCCATCCAAAAGTGGATCACCGATTACCTGAGTGGAACTCGTTATAGCCTGAAATCTTTTGCAGGAAGTTTTCCCTGGAAGAACCCCATGGTTCTGGCTGAGACTTTTGTAGCAGAAGTCAGGGTGGACGAATGTCAGTATAGCTTTGCCCCAGGACTTGATGCAATACAGTCAGAGTATGCCGATGTGCTTTTCAAGAAGGGTGTCCTTATTATAACCCCCCATAATTCCAGCTTCTACGGACAGGATGGCGAAAAATCATGGTTGGATATTAATTTTAATGATCCTGACAATATTCTCCTCACAGCCCATATTCTGACCCATGCAAGGGCTAATCAGGATATTGTAAACGTGTTGAACTATTATAATATTCCCTTACCGGTTCTTCAGACAGAAGGAGAAACAGACGTAGATTTAACGCTTTCTATAAATCTGAAATCAGAACTTGTAACAGCTCATGGTGTTTTCCAGATTAACGATGGTCGTGTGGACTATTCCGGCGCAAATTATGGTGTGAAGGACGCCAGGATTCTTCTTGATACCAACAGGATCACTTTTGAGCAGCTGGAGGTCAGTCTGGAACAGATGTTTGTGGTTGATATCACAGGAGTATATGATGCTTCAACAGCAAATGGAGATCTGGATATCAGTCTGCAGGAATGCGCAGTTGCAGTCGGGAAGTCACAATTGGTTCTTAATGGAGAAGAAACAAAACCAAAGCTTCGTTATACAATGAGTCCAGGAATGGCAACAGTTACCGCCGAGGCATCTTCATGGAACATAGGTGGGCTGCCTTTGAACATCGGCTCTTTTAGTACCTCCTTTTCACCGGATGATCTATCGGGCCGTGTTTCAGCCCTGTCTCTTTCGGTTCCTCCGTTCATTTCAACGGAAATATCCGGGACATTTTCACTGAAAGAGCAGCGAATGGATTTACTCTCTACCGTTGTCCATTGTCGTATAAATGATTTGAAACTCCAGGACAGGCTTGATGGTCTCATTATTCAGTATGACAAAGGCTTGACTGTTCGAAGCGTGAAGGAGTCGCAATGGCTCTTAAATGATGTTCCAGTCACCCTTTCTCCTGCCGAATTTAAATTTTCCGATACTCTTTTTTCAGTAACAGGAGCTGGAGTCGACTACGGTGAGGTCTTCGGTGGTATCGTATCAGGAAGCTTCAACTACCTTAGTCAACATGGGGAATTTCTCCTCGAAGAGTTCAACATACAGGAGAAGAGTGTCGGTCGTTTTTTCAACCCGAACAGGGCCATATCAGTCGAGGTCGACGGGAATGAGGCGAACCTGCTCCTCAAAGTTCCTGAATTGGAAGTGGAAGTGAGCGTTCGAGAAGGGAGAGAGTGGTCCCTTCAGCTTAGAAACCTGGCTGCTGTGTATGACCATTCTCCAATTTTACAACAGTATCTTGTGAAAAATGGGATGCTCATAATTGGGTCAAAGGATGGTGGCGGGTACCGTTTTTCTGCTGATATTCCCTATGACTACGCGTTGCTTGCTCAGGATGCAGTGCCTGTGGATCGATATCAGATAGAGGGAGAAGCGGGTGCGAATGGCATAAGGGCAACAGTCAACGAAACATTGAATCTTGTCTACGATGATAAAATTAACATTGTCTCAAAGGGTCTCACGTTTAATGTCCCTGCCATTTTAAAGCTCTTGAAAGATATCCCGGGAATCATGGAGACCGATTCCGGTGAGCAAAACAGGATTGCCGTCACTCTTGATTCCAGTGAAACTGGTCTTTTTTTCTCACCGGAAAGACAGCTTCTGGCCGATACAATTACTTTGCAGTACGGTGATGGTCAGGGAACTCTTCAGTTGCTCCATGGGGCAACTGGACGTATTTCTTTGGAGGGTGAAGGGAAGACTTTTTCACTGACAGGAGAGGGGTTGAACGATGTTTTTATGAATGGTCTGTTTCCAGCCTCTGAATTTCACGGTGGAAGTATGAGTATGGTGGCAAAGGGAGCCTGGAATGATTTTACAGCAATTGCCAAGATAAAGAACACTGTTTTGAAGGAGTTTAAATCATTAAACAATATTCTTTCAATGATAAACACTATCCCGGCTCTTGTGACCTTCAGCCTGCCGTCATACAGTACAACGGGACTCGCCGTGGACAGGATTGTCGCTGGTATAAAGATGAAGGAAGGTGTGGCAACATTTGAAACTCTGGGACTCGATTCCCCGGAAATGACGATTCGGGGGACCGGTTGGCTCGATGTACCGAAGCAGTCGCTGGATATGGATTTGAATCTCATTACGGGGGCGAAAAAGAATGTGAACAAGATACCTCTGGTGGGGTACATCCTTGTAGGAAAAAAGAAGAAGCCTTCTATTATGGTCGAGTTATCAGGAGATTTGTTTGATCCTAAAGTAGAGTACTCAACCTTCCGGGAGGTTGCATCTGTTCCCTTTCAGATTCTCTACCGAACATTGGCCCTGCCGGCCCATTTGGTTTCCACTGTTTTTGATGTGGATGATGAGGTTGATTTTCAGGAGAATGGCTGGACGCCTGATGAGGAAGAGTTGATGATTGAAGGTGAGACGAATAAGTAG